In Mytilus trossulus isolate FHL-02 chromosome 14, PNRI_Mtr1.1.1.hap1, whole genome shotgun sequence, a genomic segment contains:
- the LOC134695837 gene encoding uncharacterized protein LOC134695837, whose amino-acid sequence MAKDGYYIKRIVLVTLIIFSVFTLQAMCWKKQKCEYYIAKPYASSFTLPQVHGSTLYPKDFFHCWQIRADKPKNEVKICFESFMLEPHHDCDHDNLIIYDGEDDTSRQIGKYCGSTAPSDIISHDGVLYFEFYSDNYVEYEGFTFTFVSGEKDDLREACDKKYKEDEEDDKNKKHSLTTKIVGGIIGALVLLTGSVVLICLCVSSRRCSCRPGSGTINPDANSEEGRRQIARRRRNVIRTDRVSHGECLPNPETETTDTDIPLSIILPIYSGPTEPPPYNGHDVIERLPSSPPPPYSPNDPNPLIVSLCDINMPCVPDNTSVRY is encoded by the exons ATGGCAAAAGATGGATACTACATAAAGAGGATTGTTCTCGTCACTTTgattatattttctgtttttacttTACAAG CTATGTGTTGGAAAAAACAGAAGTGTGAATATTATATAGCCAAACCTTATGCCTCAAGTTTTACATTACCACAAGTACATGGGAGTACTTTATATCCAAA ggACTTTTTTCATTGTTGGCAGATACGAGCTGATAAACCAAAAAACGAAGTGAAGATTTGctttgaaagttttatgttGGAACCTCATCATGATTGTGACCACGACAACCTTATAATATACGACG gtGAGGACGATACAAGCAGACAAATCGGTAAATACTGTGGATCTACAGCTCCAAGCGATATCATTAGTCACGATGGTgtcttatattttgaattttactctgACAACTACGTAGAATATGAAGGCTTCACATTTACATTCGTATCAGGAGAAAAAG ATGATTTACGCGAGGCATGTGATAAGAAATACAAGGAAGACGAAGaagatgataaaaacaaaaagcattCTCTGACAACAAAAATCGTTGGTGGAATAATAGGGGCGTTAGTTTTGCTTACCGGAAGTGTTGTGCttatttgtttgtgtgtgtcttCCAGACGATGTTCTTGTCGACCGGGAAGTGGAACTATCAACCCAGATGCAAATTCAGAAGAAGGAAGACGTCAAATTGCGAGGCGGCGTCGAAATGTGATTCGAACAGACAGAGTAAGCCATGGGGAATGTCTACCAAATCCAGAAACAGAAACCACGGATACCGATATCCCGTTAAGCATTATCTTACCGATATACTCTGGACCCACAGAACCACCGCCATATAACGGACATGATGTCATTGAGAGACTACCGTCTTCCCCGCCACCACCGTATTCACCGAATGATCCTAACCCGCTGATTGTTAGTTTATGTGATATTAATATGCCTTGTGTTCCTGACAATACATCTGTGAGGTATTAA